Within Gemmatimonadota bacterium, the genomic segment GCTCCTTCGCGGCGCTGAGGAGAGCCACCGCCGTCCGTATCGGCTCGAGCGTCTGGGCATCGAGGACGTGGAGTTGAGCGCCGCCGCACATCGTGCCCGCGTGCTTGTGAAACGCCGGCTCGAAGTAGCACGGGCGAAATCGTACTCCAGGAAGACGGTACCCTTCGAGTCGTTCGACGAAGGCACGGGCATCCAGGTACGGGGCGCCGACGAGCTCGAACGGCCGTGACGTGCCCCTCCCTTCCGAGAGGTTGGTGCCCTCGACCAGCACCGTGCCAGGATAGACCTCGCACGAGTCGACCGTAGGTAGATTGGGGCTCGGCATCACCCATGGTAGTCCGGTGTCGCGCCACCTCATCCGCCGGCGGAGCCCTTCGCAAGGAACGACCTCGAGCTCGCACCCGATGCCGCGCACATCGTTGAGCCACAGCGCCAGCTCTCCGCACGTGAGCCCGTGCCGGAGCGGCACGGGATGCAGGCCCACGAAGGACTCGAAGCCCGGGCGGAGCACGGGACCCTCGCGGCGATCGCCCCCGATGGGGTTCGGGCGGTCCAGTACCACGAAGCGCACACCGGCCTCAGCGCACGCCTGCATCGCGAGCGCCATCGTCCACACGAAGGTGTACACGCGGACCCCCACGTCCTGGAGATCGAAGAGGATCGCGTCCAGACCGTGCAGCATCTCGGGGGTGGGTTTTCGGACCTCGCCGTACAACGAGTGAACGGGGAGGCCGGTCACCGGGTCGACGTAGTGCTCCGACTCGATCATGTTGTCCTGCTTTTCTCCGCGCGCCCCGTGCTGGGGTCCGAAGAGCGCACGCACGTCGAAGCCTGCCGCGAGCAGGGCGTCAGCCGAGAAGGTCAGCTCCGATGTCACAGACGCCGGATGCACGATCAGCCCGCAGGCAGTTCCCCGTAGGTGGTCGGCCCCGCCCGCGAGGACCCGGTCGACACCCGTACGGACGCGGATGTGGCTCAAGAGCCTAGCATCCCGTCACTAGCTGCTCGCTAACGATGGCCGCGAGGTCACTGAGCATTGGCGCACCCCGAAACGCTTCATGTACCGGATCTTGGGAGATTGCTGGGAAGCCCGAGAATGGGCGGCGGGGCTTGGCCCCGCCAGCCCGGCCCTCAATCAGCTCTGAACGCTGTCACCGGATCGACTCGGGCCGCCCGGCGGGCGGGCAGCAAGCACGCCCGGCGTTGCTGCATGGCTCCCGATTGTAGCTTCAAAGTGACGCGAAGCCCCAGACCCGGAGTCAGCACCCGTGAAGTATCCGAAGCGCAGTCAGTACAAGTACGCGAAGCCTCGGTATCGGGTGCGGAATTGGGCTGAATACGAGGCTGGACTGCAGAAGCGTGGCGACGTGATAGTCTGGCTCGAGGGCTTCCTGCGCTGCCTAGCAGAGTTCTTCGAGATCGATCTCCCGATCGGCGATCACACCACGCTGTCTCGGCGGCTCAAGACCCTCCGTGTCATTGGATTTCGCACGCTCGCCACGGGTCGACCGATCCACCTGCTCATCGTCGCCTCGGATCTGACCGCTCGCCGGACGCATGACTGTACCCAGGTCCCAGCCTTGC encodes:
- a CDS encoding DUF1343 domain-containing protein — its product is MSHIRVRTGVDRVLAGGADHLRGTACGLIVHPASVTSELTFSADALLAAGFDVRALFGPQHGARGEKQDNMIESEHYVDPVTGLPVHSLYGEVRKPTPEMLHGLDAILFDLQDVGVRVYTFVWTMALAMQACAEAGVRFVVLDRPNPIGGDRREGPVLRPGFESFVGLHPVPLRHGLTCGELALWLNDVRGIGCELEVVPCEGLRRRMRWRDTGLPWVMPSPNLPTVDSCEVYPGTVLVEGTNLSEGRGTSRPFELVGAPYLDARAFVERLEGYRLPGVRFRPCYFEPAFHKHAGTMCGGAQLHVLDAQTLEPIRTAVALLSAAKELAPDAFAWRDPPYEYEETLAPIDILWGHDGLRAGVDSGATVDEILHAVEGELADFDDSVARFLLYE